A single Streptomyces mirabilis DNA region contains:
- a CDS encoding amino acid ABC transporter permease: MSESLGSAVPLSTTEPRPAAAQRVLPLRHPGRWIASAIVLVVVAQIVHGLATNPFFQWDRFQYWFLRPAILDGLLITLEVTLYSAVLGLLGGILLALARLSRSPVLRAVSWIYIWLFRSVPLIVVLLFLYNFSALYKTLSLGVPFGPAFLTFDESRLATDMVVAVVGLSLNEAAYAAEVVRGGILSVDQGQHEAASALGLPKGYQFRKIVFPQALRSITPNYVNQLIGLIKGTSLVFYVSLLDLFGSVQSMGSTYPGDIVPLLLVATAWYLILTSVVSVVQFYVERYYSRGALRSLPPTPLRKVRTALRDLRARVRKEAAI, from the coding sequence ATGAGTGAATCCCTGGGCTCCGCCGTGCCGTTGAGCACGACGGAGCCCCGCCCGGCCGCGGCACAGCGCGTGCTGCCCCTGCGCCACCCCGGCCGCTGGATCGCCTCGGCGATCGTGCTCGTCGTGGTCGCCCAGATCGTCCACGGGCTGGCGACCAACCCCTTCTTCCAGTGGGACAGGTTCCAGTACTGGTTCCTGCGTCCCGCGATCCTCGACGGCCTGCTCATCACCCTCGAAGTGACCCTCTACAGCGCCGTGTTGGGCCTGCTCGGCGGCATCCTGCTCGCCCTGGCCCGGCTCTCCAGGAGCCCCGTGCTGCGCGCGGTGAGCTGGATCTACATCTGGCTGTTCCGCTCGGTGCCGCTCATCGTCGTCCTGCTCTTCCTCTACAACTTCAGCGCGCTCTACAAGACGCTGAGCCTCGGTGTCCCCTTCGGCCCCGCCTTCCTCACCTTCGACGAGTCCCGGCTCGCCACCGACATGGTCGTCGCGGTCGTCGGATTGAGCCTCAACGAGGCGGCGTACGCGGCGGAAGTGGTCCGCGGCGGCATCCTCTCCGTCGACCAGGGCCAGCACGAGGCGGCCTCCGCACTCGGTCTGCCCAAGGGCTACCAGTTCAGGAAGATCGTGTTCCCGCAGGCGCTGCGCTCCATCACCCCGAACTACGTCAACCAGCTGATCGGCCTGATCAAGGGCACCTCGCTGGTCTTCTACGTCTCGCTGCTCGACCTCTTCGGCTCGGTGCAGAGCATGGGATCCACCTACCCCGGCGACATCGTGCCGCTGCTGCTGGTCGCCACCGCCTGGTACCTGATCCTCACGAGCGTCGTGTCCGTCGTCCAGTTCTACGTCGAGCGGTACTACTCGCGGGGCGCGCTGCGCTCCCTCCCGCCGACCCCGTTGCGGAAGGTCCGTACCGCTCTGCGTGACCTGCGGGCCCGGGTCCGCAAGGAGGCGGCGATATGA
- a CDS encoding putative leader peptide, with protein sequence MARRSTNGLTRRLHIDLQRVSSAY encoded by the coding sequence ATGGCCAGGAGGAGCACGAACGGTCTGACCAGGCGCCTGCACATCGATCTGCAGCGGGTCTCCAGCGCGTACTAG
- a CDS encoding glutathione S-transferase C-terminal domain-containing protein, whose product MPKTVSLAAPRPHRIRSRIGVGLAGGFYPAPHRYQLYLTEGCPRSLRISVTLELLGLHDSVATTLLTLPAETPDAFAALRGAYEATWHHYDGPLTAPALCDRWSGRIVSNHTPDILRDLAGLPVCQNDARLPRLNPPALTADIDALRELLDRDVTPTAPPLARTTALQSLDRQLAPRAYALGDELTAADVDLWVALTRFDPTESLAPFGRLRDYVRRLDAHPAFHGKVR is encoded by the coding sequence ATGCCCAAGACAGTCTCGCTCGCCGCGCCTCGCCCCCACCGCATCCGCAGCCGCATCGGCGTCGGCCTGGCCGGCGGTTTCTACCCGGCGCCGCACCGCTATCAGCTGTACCTCACCGAGGGCTGTCCGCGTTCGCTGCGCATCTCGGTCACCCTGGAGCTGCTCGGTCTCCACGACTCGGTCGCCACCACGCTGCTGACGCTTCCCGCCGAGACACCCGACGCGTTCGCCGCACTGCGCGGCGCGTACGAGGCCACCTGGCACCACTACGACGGTCCGCTCACCGCGCCCGCGCTGTGCGACCGTTGGAGCGGACGGATCGTGAGCAACCACACGCCCGACATCCTGCGTGACCTCGCCGGGCTGCCGGTCTGCCAGAACGACGCCCGCCTCCCCCGGCTGAACCCACCGGCCCTCACCGCGGACATCGACGCCCTGCGCGAACTTCTCGACCGGGACGTCACTCCCACCGCGCCGCCGCTTGCGCGCACGACGGCACTCCAGTCACTGGACCGGCAACTCGCCCCGCGAGCCTACGCGTTGGGCGACGAGCTGACGGCCGCGGACGTCGACCTCTGGGTGGCCCTGACCCGATTCGACCCGACGGAATCCCTCGCCCCGTTCGGTCGGCTCCGGGACTACGTACGTCGGCTCGACGCCCACCCTGCCTTCCACGGAAAGGTGCGCTGA
- a CDS encoding YceI family protein has protein sequence MTVAVETGLWQLDPARTVVAIKHKTMWGMVTVKGTFTGVTGEGEVQPDGTARGTITLDVASLDTKNAKRDKHLRSVDLFDADRHPTITFAVRDAVLGQDDTVEINGQLTVRGISRPQPVTGRVTGASADSVTLTAEFTVDRDQFDMGWNQMGMIRGLTTVTGTLVFTRAKA, from the coding sequence ATGACCGTCGCCGTCGAAACCGGCCTGTGGCAGCTCGACCCCGCCCGTACCGTCGTCGCCATCAAGCACAAGACGATGTGGGGCATGGTCACCGTGAAGGGCACCTTCACGGGAGTCACCGGAGAGGGCGAGGTACAGCCCGACGGGACCGCCCGCGGCACCATCACCCTGGACGTCGCGTCCCTGGACACGAAGAACGCCAAGCGGGACAAGCACCTCCGCTCCGTCGACCTCTTCGACGCCGACCGCCACCCCACGATCACCTTCGCCGTCCGCGACGCCGTCCTCGGTCAGGACGACACCGTGGAGATCAACGGGCAGCTGACCGTGCGCGGCATCAGCCGGCCGCAGCCCGTCACCGGCCGCGTGACCGGGGCGAGCGCCGACAGCGTCACGCTCACCGCGGAGTTCACCGTGGACCGCGATCAGTTCGACATGGGCTGGAACCAGATGGGCATGATCCGCGGCCTGACGACCGTCACCGGCACGCTCGTCTTCACCCGCGCCAAGGCCTGA
- a CDS encoding MarR family winged helix-turn-helix transcriptional regulator has translation MADPSAPADLPEHEPSGDSELLPAPLRAWMRLLAAAGAIEQQLRARVKDTLDVSHDEFLVLCLLADQPGSSLRMTQIAELLGRPKTRLTYQVACLQHAGLITRRSACSDRRGIEVVLTDKARRLLRESTGPLADAVSQAIAQTACAQRYEALHDLLPPSPRPGADSGQVEGGDAAPAGPRK, from the coding sequence ATGGCCGACCCTTCCGCCCCCGCTGACCTGCCCGAACACGAGCCGTCGGGTGACAGTGAGCTGCTGCCCGCCCCGCTGCGGGCCTGGATGCGTCTCCTGGCGGCGGCCGGGGCGATCGAGCAGCAGCTGCGCGCCCGCGTCAAGGACACCCTCGACGTCTCGCACGACGAGTTCCTGGTGCTGTGCCTGCTGGCCGACCAGCCCGGGTCCAGCCTGCGGATGACCCAGATCGCGGAACTGCTGGGCCGCCCCAAGACGCGGCTGACCTATCAGGTGGCGTGTCTGCAGCACGCGGGACTGATCACACGGCGGTCTGCGTGCAGCGACCGGCGCGGTATCGAGGTGGTCCTCACGGACAAGGCGCGGCGGCTGCTGCGCGAGTCCACCGGGCCGCTGGCCGACGCCGTCTCGCAGGCCATCGCGCAGACGGCCTGCGCGCAGCGGTACGAGGCACTGCACGACTTGTTGCCACCCTCGCCGCGTCCCGGTGCGGACTCCGGGCAGGTCGAGGGTGGCGATGCGGCCCCCGCGGGGCCGAGGAAGTAG
- a CDS encoding maleylpyruvate isomerase family mycothiol-dependent enzyme → MNDRADQTIDALRGGHDYLTAVVHGLATADLTRPSGASEWDVSQVLSHLGSGAEIGLASLEGALNRTGPKGGDFNKSVWARWDAMSPVERAESFVTANEALVRGYEALDPRARAELRVDLGFLPAPVDVATVAGLRLGEFTHHTWDVEVAFDRTAVLAPAAVEPLLDQAGLLIGFLGKVEALGGRRVRLAVHTTAPRRAFGLDLVDAVVLTDEPGEPDAVLSAPSEWWLRLVTGRHAADHTPAEVTLKGDALTLDDLRRVFPGF, encoded by the coding sequence ATGAACGACCGTGCCGACCAGACCATCGACGCCCTGCGCGGCGGACACGACTACCTGACCGCCGTGGTGCACGGGCTCGCCACCGCCGACCTCACCCGGCCGTCCGGGGCGTCTGAGTGGGACGTGTCCCAGGTCCTCAGCCACCTGGGCAGCGGCGCGGAGATCGGCCTGGCCTCCCTGGAGGGCGCGCTGAACCGAACCGGGCCCAAGGGCGGCGACTTCAACAAGTCGGTGTGGGCGCGCTGGGACGCGATGTCCCCGGTCGAGCGCGCCGAGAGCTTCGTGACCGCCAACGAGGCGCTGGTGCGTGGGTACGAGGCTCTCGACCCGCGGGCCCGTGCCGAACTCCGGGTCGACCTCGGCTTCCTGCCCGCGCCCGTGGACGTCGCGACGGTGGCGGGTCTGCGGCTCGGCGAGTTCACCCACCACACCTGGGACGTGGAGGTGGCCTTCGACCGTACGGCGGTCCTGGCGCCCGCCGCGGTCGAGCCCCTCCTCGACCAGGCCGGACTGCTCATAGGCTTCCTCGGCAAGGTCGAGGCCCTCGGTGGACGGCGGGTTCGCCTCGCCGTCCACACCACCGCTCCGCGGCGCGCGTTCGGGCTCGACCTGGTCGACGCGGTCGTGCTCACCGACGAGCCTGGCGAGCCCGACGCCGTCCTGAGCGCACCGTCGGAGTGGTGGCTGCGGCTCGTCACCGGCCGCCATGCCGCCGACCACACCCCGGCCGAGGTGACCCTCAAGGGAGACGCTCTCACCCTCGACGACCTGCGACGCGTCTTCCCCGGGTTCTGA
- a CDS encoding dioxygenase has protein sequence MNSLLDPEVPAGAYDRFLVDALPRARSQRVWTPADGPLPALYLSHGAPPLFDDGPWLRELFEWAQSLPKPKSVLIVSAHWEAAPLCLSAPAAHTPLVYDFGGFHPRYYTMTYDTPDATALAHRVAGTMPDGEPLYQHPSRGLDHGAWVPLMAMYPLGDIPVLQLSMPTHDPGRLLELGARLGTLREEGVLVIGSGFMTHGLPFITREMLTRGEVPGWSSDFDTWVADALARGDVDELAAFRTRAPGMPYAHPTVDHYIPLFVTLGAAPSADRAVRTTVDGFMMGFSKRSFQTAV, from the coding sequence ATGAACTCCCTCCTCGATCCCGAGGTGCCCGCCGGAGCGTACGACCGGTTCCTGGTCGACGCGCTGCCGCGAGCCCGGTCCCAGCGCGTGTGGACGCCCGCGGACGGACCCCTTCCCGCGCTGTACCTGAGCCACGGCGCGCCCCCGCTGTTCGACGACGGGCCGTGGCTGCGGGAACTGTTCGAGTGGGCCCAGTCCCTGCCGAAGCCGAAGAGCGTCCTGATCGTCTCCGCGCACTGGGAGGCGGCACCGCTGTGCCTCTCCGCCCCGGCGGCGCACACCCCGCTCGTCTACGACTTCGGCGGCTTCCACCCGCGCTACTACACGATGACGTACGACACTCCCGACGCGACCGCCCTCGCGCACCGCGTGGCCGGGACCATGCCGGACGGCGAGCCGCTGTACCAGCACCCCTCCCGCGGTCTCGACCACGGCGCCTGGGTGCCGCTGATGGCCATGTACCCCTTGGGTGACATCCCGGTGCTCCAGCTCAGCATGCCCACCCACGACCCCGGTCGGCTCCTCGAACTCGGCGCCCGGCTCGGCACGTTGCGGGAGGAGGGCGTCCTCGTGATCGGCTCGGGGTTCATGACGCACGGACTGCCCTTCATCACCCGCGAGATGCTGACACGGGGCGAAGTGCCGGGCTGGTCCTCGGACTTCGACACCTGGGTCGCCGACGCGCTCGCCCGCGGGGACGTCGACGAACTCGCGGCCTTCCGGACCAGGGCGCCCGGTATGCCGTACGCCCATCCGACGGTCGACCACTACATCCCGCTGTTCGTCACGCTGGGCGCCGCCCCGAGTGCCGACCGGGCGGTGCGCACCACCGTCGATGGTTTCATGATGGGCTTCTCCAAGCGGTCCTTCCAGACCGCGGTGTGA
- a CDS encoding MerR family transcriptional regulator, with the protein MRMSELSRLSGVSVTTIKYYLREGLLPAGRQLSATQAEYDGNHLRRLRLIRALTGVRGLSVNTTREVLGALAERAGDTHRLLGLTLGSIGPAEDSAQDSTERAEVDALVEELGWDVHESAPARATLAETLGSLRGLGVPLDRSALVPYARLAERTAALDLDQLDGIDDPLELAERALLLTVLLEPALMALRRMAQEDESARRHGGGRR; encoded by the coding sequence ATGCGTATGTCCGAGCTGAGCCGCCTCAGTGGGGTCTCCGTCACGACGATCAAGTACTACCTCCGAGAGGGGCTGCTCCCGGCCGGCCGGCAACTGTCGGCGACCCAGGCCGAGTACGACGGGAACCATCTGCGCAGGCTCCGTCTGATCCGCGCGCTGACCGGCGTCCGGGGGCTGTCCGTCAATACCACCCGGGAGGTCCTGGGGGCCCTGGCGGAGCGCGCCGGCGACACCCATCGCCTGCTCGGGCTCACCCTCGGTTCGATCGGGCCCGCCGAGGATTCCGCGCAGGACTCCACTGAACGGGCCGAAGTCGACGCGCTCGTGGAGGAGTTGGGCTGGGACGTCCACGAGTCGGCGCCCGCGCGGGCGACTCTGGCCGAGACCCTGGGCTCGCTGCGCGGCCTCGGTGTCCCGCTCGACCGGAGCGCACTCGTGCCGTACGCCCGGCTGGCCGAACGGACCGCGGCGCTCGACCTCGACCAACTGGACGGAATCGACGACCCGCTGGAACTGGCCGAGCGCGCGCTGCTGCTCACGGTCCTGCTCGAACCCGCGCTGATGGCGCTGCGGCGCATGGCCCAGGAGGACGAGTCGGCGCGGCGCCACGGGGGCGGTCGCCGTTGA
- a CDS encoding DUF3291 domain-containing protein, translating into MPTLPWTTVNVPAPDSRAFVMASRFEVRSFRDVPRFFLRSLAAWKQVKSAPGAYGATLVAQPLKRTFWTLSAWEDKRALYTYAKTEPHRSIMTGLRSTTSGSVFTFWELPASELPLDWADARRRLAEQERADATGERGPSGAGPGTA; encoded by the coding sequence GTGCCCACACTCCCCTGGACCACCGTCAACGTGCCCGCACCGGACTCGCGGGCGTTCGTCATGGCCTCGCGCTTCGAGGTCCGTTCCTTCCGTGACGTACCGCGCTTCTTCCTGCGGTCCCTGGCCGCGTGGAAGCAGGTGAAGAGCGCGCCCGGCGCGTACGGCGCCACGCTCGTCGCCCAGCCGCTCAAGCGCACCTTCTGGACGCTGTCGGCCTGGGAGGACAAGCGGGCCCTCTACACGTACGCGAAGACCGAACCGCACCGCTCGATCATGACCGGGCTGCGGTCCACGACGAGCGGCTCGGTCTTCACCTTCTGGGAGCTTCCGGCCTCGGAACTCCCCCTCGACTGGGCGGACGCCCGGCGACGGCTCGCCGAGCAGGAGCGCGCCGACGCCACCGGCGAGCGCGGACCCTCGGGCGCCGGACCCGGCACCGCCTGA